From a region of the Chitinophagales bacterium genome:
- a CDS encoding NAD-binding protein yields the protein MRFRFINHPFFKLLEVFLVFMSMVVFGTVGYMMIEGYSFIEAIYMTVITIGTVGFEEVHPLSENGMIFTILLIVFTFFAISLSVAFVTRYLLDGQFQRTYKLYKMKQKIKQLENHVILCGYGRNGQSAMEVLQMRHMPVVVIEKNEEQMESAAAIADHYLLGDATIDQVLQDAGIMKAQALIITLPNDADNVFIVLTAHALNPALKIIARASGDSSVNKMKIAGATNVIMPDKIGGTHMATLVVNPDVKEFLDYLSTQNTDNFQVAELLVSRSCLLSDIDGWKSTGATVLGIKNRTGDYILNPSPAAEVATGDRLITMGSRTQLNQMQQLLRQ from the coding sequence ATGAGATTCCGTTTCATCAATCATCCGTTTTTCAAGTTGCTGGAAGTCTTTCTGGTATTTATGAGCATGGTGGTTTTTGGAACGGTTGGTTATATGATGATTGAAGGCTATTCATTCATCGAAGCAATCTATATGACGGTGATTACGATCGGCACCGTGGGATTTGAAGAAGTGCACCCGCTTTCAGAAAACGGGATGATTTTCACCATCCTGCTGATTGTATTTACCTTCTTTGCAATATCACTGTCAGTAGCTTTCGTAACCCGTTACCTGTTGGACGGGCAATTTCAGCGCACCTATAAATTGTATAAAATGAAACAAAAAATCAAACAACTTGAAAACCATGTCATACTGTGCGGTTATGGCCGCAATGGGCAGTCGGCAATGGAAGTGCTGCAGATGAGGCACATGCCGGTGGTGGTGATCGAGAAGAATGAGGAACAGATGGAAAGTGCAGCTGCCATTGCTGACCATTACCTGTTGGGTGATGCCACCATTGATCAGGTATTGCAGGATGCCGGTATCATGAAGGCGCAGGCTTTAATCATCACACTGCCCAATGATGCCGATAATGTTTTTATTGTTCTCACAGCACATGCGCTCAATCCGGCGCTGAAGATAATTGCAAGGGCTTCCGGCGATTCTTCCGTAAACAAAATGAAAATAGCAGGCGCTACCAATGTGATAATGCCGGATAAGATTGGTGGTACACACATGGCAACCTTAGTGGTCAATCCGGATGTGAAGGAATTCCTGGATTATCTCTCCACGCAGAATACCGATAACTTCCAGGTGGCTGAACTGCTGGTATCGCGCAGTTGCCTTTTGTCAGACATTGACGGTTGGAAAAGTACCGGTGCTACAGTGCTGGGAATAAAAAACAGGACAGGTGATTACATTCTGAATCCATCACCGGCCGCTGAAGTTGCTACTGGCGACCGGCTGATAACGATGGGCTCGCGCACGCAACTTAATCAAATGCAGCAGCTGCTCCGGCAATGA
- a CDS encoding choice-of-anchor B family protein, with product MKTIIQITLLLLITIPSSYGQNFNLELRGEISYPYSCASIWGYVDDDGTEYALVGTYAGVSIVDISDPDNPVVKFDVPHTQNLWREIKTYGHYAYATNEVGDGLLVIDLSDLPNSVTPSNFIYTDAFGTMQSEGHTLWIDENGKLFIFGGDYGAGGATIFNLAANPLNPPYLGKYEQHYIHDGFVRGDTLWASEIYDGKLEIVDVSNPLLPVPLGSVNTPNFFTHNAWPTHDNHYAFTTDEVDNSYLTAYDVSNLSNITEVDRIQSNPGSGSIVHNVHLLNDQFAWTAYYKDGVALFDVSHPDNMIQVAAYDTDPQESGGGYGGSWGVYPYLPSGNIIVSDLYTSTTNGKLTIITPTYVSACWLEGNVTNAVTSASVNNALVEILTTTQNDYSDLGGNYKTGSGIAGTYTVRVSKAGYVTKEIQDVILTSGSTVQLDVQLSPLVETSVTGTVTDSITAEPLANAHVYLHALNVGLTYEVNTNASGNFSISPIFEDSYEIYAGKWGYRETGIQNITINQSSSPVELKISKGYYDDFIVNNNWTITGNANTGSWERGEPIGTSSSGVYFNPEEDIAGDYGNLCFVTGNGGGGIGTDDVDNGSTTLTSPVMDLSEFIDPILGFYSWFANGGGSGTPNDTLFVSVTNGTVTVKIASIKNPMSQWNYHEYHLDDYLASTASMKVIFTTSDLSSSSHVVEAAVDGFRVYKALSTGTAAVQQKNNCCELYPNPFSMESSITYNLGAITFKEASVSVHSIIGQLVESHAIHSPAGSITWGADLPAGLYIVKVAVDNEQQSIFKVIKSR from the coding sequence ATGAAAACAATTATACAGATCACCCTCCTGCTGCTCATTACCATTCCATCATCCTATGGACAAAATTTCAATCTTGAGCTGAGAGGTGAAATCTCTTATCCATATTCTTGTGCCAGCATATGGGGTTATGTTGATGATGACGGAACAGAGTATGCCCTTGTCGGCACCTACGCAGGCGTGTCCATTGTTGACATCTCCGATCCTGACAATCCGGTGGTGAAATTTGATGTTCCGCATACACAAAACCTGTGGAGAGAGATAAAGACATATGGCCATTATGCCTATGCAACCAATGAGGTTGGCGACGGTTTATTGGTGATAGATCTGAGCGACCTTCCAAACAGTGTAACACCATCCAACTTTATTTATACTGATGCATTCGGAACCATGCAGAGTGAAGGCCATACACTCTGGATTGATGAAAATGGCAAACTGTTCATCTTTGGCGGAGACTATGGAGCCGGCGGAGCCACCATATTTAATCTTGCTGCAAATCCTTTGAATCCTCCGTATCTCGGCAAGTATGAACAACATTATATACATGATGGGTTTGTCAGGGGAGATACGTTATGGGCGTCTGAAATTTATGATGGAAAGCTTGAAATTGTGGATGTTTCCAATCCATTACTGCCAGTGCCGCTCGGATCGGTTAATACTCCTAATTTCTTCACCCATAATGCCTGGCCCACACATGATAATCATTATGCATTCACCACTGATGAAGTTGACAACAGTTATTTAACGGCATATGATGTCTCCAATCTGAGCAATATTACTGAGGTGGACCGCATTCAATCCAATCCCGGTTCGGGGTCAATCGTCCACAACGTTCACCTCTTAAATGATCAGTTTGCATGGACTGCCTATTACAAAGACGGAGTAGCACTTTTTGATGTTTCTCATCCGGATAATATGATCCAGGTTGCGGCTTACGATACAGATCCACAAGAGTCAGGAGGAGGATATGGCGGTAGCTGGGGTGTTTATCCCTATTTGCCTTCAGGCAATATAATCGTATCCGATCTCTATACTTCCACCACCAATGGTAAACTGACGATCATCACACCAACGTACGTATCAGCTTGCTGGTTAGAAGGCAATGTCACGAATGCGGTTACCTCAGCATCGGTTAATAACGCACTGGTGGAAATTCTCACTACCACGCAAAATGATTATTCCGACCTGGGAGGTAACTACAAAACCGGCAGTGGTATCGCAGGCACATATACGGTAAGAGTCAGTAAAGCCGGTTATGTCACGAAAGAAATCCAGGATGTGATATTGACAAGCGGGTCCACAGTGCAACTGGACGTACAATTATCACCTTTGGTTGAAACATCTGTAACAGGCACCGTTACTGATTCCATCACTGCAGAGCCGCTTGCCAATGCTCATGTATATCTCCACGCTTTAAATGTTGGTCTCACCTATGAAGTAAATACCAACGCAAGCGGGAATTTCAGCATATCCCCGATCTTTGAAGACAGCTATGAAATTTATGCCGGCAAATGGGGATATCGCGAAACGGGAATTCAAAACATCACCATCAATCAATCCAGCTCGCCGGTTGAGCTGAAAATTTCTAAGGGTTACTATGATGATTTTATTGTCAATAACAACTGGACCATAACAGGTAATGCAAATACCGGTAGCTGGGAACGCGGCGAACCAATTGGCACTTCTTCCAGTGGTGTTTATTTTAACCCGGAAGAAGATATAGCGGGAGATTATGGGAATCTGTGTTTTGTAACCGGCAACGGCGGTGGTGGGATTGGCACTGACGACGTGGATAATGGCTCCACTACACTCACCTCACCGGTTATGGACTTATCAGAATTTATTGACCCTATACTTGGATTTTATTCCTGGTTTGCCAATGGCGGCGGCAGCGGCACGCCGAATGACACTTTGTTTGTATCTGTTACCAATGGTACGGTAACCGTGAAAATTGCAAGCATAAAAAACCCTATGTCGCAATGGAATTATCATGAATATCACCTCGATGATTACCTGGCTTCCACTGCCTCGATGAAAGTCATTTTCACGACCAGCGACTTGTCATCTTCTTCGCATGTAGTGGAAGCAGCAGTTGACGGATTCAGGGTATATAAAGCACTGTCTACCGGCACAGCGGCAGTACAGCAAAAGAATAATTGTTGTGAACTTTATCCCAATCCGTTTTCAATGGAAAGCAGCATTACCTATAACCTCGGCGCTATAACATTTAAAGAAGCATCCGTTTCCGTTCATTCCATAATTGGACAACTGGTTGAATCGCATGCAATTCATTCGCCGGCTGGTTCCATCACCTGGGGCGCAGATCTTCCCGCAGGGCTGTACATTGTGAAAGTCGCGGTGGACAATGAGCAACAATCAATTTTCAAAGTCATAAAAAGCAGGTAG
- the typA gene encoding translational GTPase TypA, with translation MPSIRNIAIIAHVDHGKTTLVDKILHQSNLFRDNQETGDLILDSNPLERERGITILAKNVSVRYGDTKINIIDTPGHADFGGEVERVLNMADGVLLLVDAFEGAMPQTRFVLQKALELGKKAIVVINKVDKPNCHPDVVHEQVFELFFNLNATEEQLNFPTMYGSSKQGWMSDDWQKPTDNLIPLFETIINYFPEAPALEGTPQMQITSLDYSSFTGRIAIGRLLRGILKEGMPVSLVKRDGKVLKSRIKELYTFEGLGRKRVTEVVSGDICAIFGIEDFEIGDTVADFENPEGLKPIAIDEPTINMLFTINNSPFFGKEGKLVTSQRVRERLEKETEKNLALRLEDTESPDAILVYGRGILHLSILIETMRREGYELQVGQPKVIVKHIDGVKCEPVEVLTVNVPQEFAGKVIELVSARKGEMTIMEPKGDVQHLEFNIPSRGLVGLRNNMLTATAGEAIMAHRFKAFEPWKGNIPGRNNGVLIALEKGTATAYSIDALQDRGTFFVAPGEDIYGGQIIGEHIRPGDLVINVVKTKKLTNMRASGTDEAVRIAPKIHFSLEEALEFIQEDEFVEITPKSIRMRKIMLDHNERARKSKELVAIA, from the coding sequence ATGCCATCCATCAGAAATATTGCCATAATTGCCCATGTCGATCATGGAAAGACAACCTTAGTTGACAAAATCCTTCATCAATCCAATCTCTTTCGTGATAACCAGGAAACCGGTGACCTTATCTTAGACAGCAATCCGCTGGAACGTGAACGTGGTATCACTATTCTTGCCAAAAATGTATCGGTACGTTACGGCGATACAAAAATCAATATCATCGACACACCCGGCCACGCCGATTTCGGAGGCGAGGTAGAACGTGTGCTGAATATGGCTGATGGCGTCTTATTGCTGGTAGATGCGTTTGAAGGTGCCATGCCTCAAACCCGATTTGTTTTACAAAAAGCGCTGGAGCTTGGCAAAAAAGCTATTGTAGTAATCAACAAAGTAGATAAACCCAACTGTCACCCGGATGTGGTGCATGAACAGGTGTTTGAATTATTCTTCAACCTGAATGCGACGGAAGAACAGCTCAATTTTCCAACCATGTATGGATCATCCAAACAAGGCTGGATGAGCGATGACTGGCAGAAACCGACTGATAACCTCATACCGCTTTTTGAAACCATCATTAATTATTTTCCGGAGGCACCTGCACTGGAAGGTACGCCACAGATGCAGATTACTTCACTTGATTATTCTTCCTTTACCGGCAGGATAGCCATTGGCCGTTTGCTGAGAGGTATCCTTAAAGAAGGCATGCCCGTAAGCCTGGTGAAGCGTGATGGGAAAGTGCTGAAATCACGTATTAAAGAGCTCTATACTTTTGAAGGATTAGGAAGAAAACGTGTGACGGAAGTGGTATCAGGAGATATCTGCGCCATCTTTGGCATTGAAGATTTTGAGATCGGTGATACCGTCGCTGATTTTGAAAACCCGGAAGGGCTGAAACCTATCGCCATTGATGAACCTACCATCAATATGTTGTTTACGATAAACAACTCCCCTTTCTTCGGCAAAGAAGGAAAACTGGTAACATCGCAGCGTGTGCGGGAACGGCTGGAGAAAGAGACCGAAAAAAACCTGGCTTTGCGGCTCGAAGACACAGAGTCGCCGGATGCCATTCTCGTTTATGGCCGTGGCATTTTACACTTGTCTATCCTGATTGAAACCATGCGTCGGGAAGGTTATGAGCTACAGGTCGGACAACCTAAAGTTATTGTGAAGCATATTGATGGTGTAAAGTGTGAACCGGTGGAAGTATTGACAGTCAATGTTCCGCAGGAATTTGCGGGAAAGGTGATTGAGCTGGTTTCTGCAAGAAAAGGGGAAATGACGATTATGGAACCGAAGGGTGACGTACAACACCTTGAGTTCAATATACCATCGCGCGGCCTTGTCGGATTGCGCAATAACATGCTGACGGCAACAGCAGGCGAAGCTATCATGGCCCATCGCTTTAAGGCATTTGAACCCTGGAAGGGCAATATTCCCGGCCGGAATAATGGCGTTTTGATTGCTCTCGAAAAAGGAACAGCCACCGCATATTCGATTGATGCCCTGCAGGACCGCGGTACTTTTTTTGTTGCACCGGGAGAAGATATTTATGGCGGGCAGATTATCGGAGAGCACATTCGTCCGGGAGATCTTGTGATCAACGTGGTAAAGACCAAGAAACTGACCAATATGCGCGCCTCAGGCACTGATGAAGCGGTCCGCATTGCACCCAAAATTCATTTTTCACTGGAGGAGGCGCTTGAATTTATACAGGAAGATGAATTTGTGGAAATCACGCCGAAATCTATTCGCATGCGAAAAATTATGCTGGATCACAATGAACGTGCAAGAAAGTCGAAGGAATTAGTTGCCATTGCATGA
- a CDS encoding tetratricopeptide repeat protein, whose product MEGMIFKPIYQLSIIILGTTTGRLFILVAAFIFLTPFAFAQQTDVYTDPAIDYKEGIVLFQQQKYGAAQEKLRLAIAALERTDVSNKHLLLLDAVYFDARCSKILGHPDAEKLFVDLISNNEENTTTRLACFHLADLYFDQKKYDKAITWYKKVDPADLTQTEKTEYTFQSGFSYFYKKDFDKAGPLFNEVRRQQGPYYYPANYYYGYIAYKDGNYKDALSAFKEVEKSSLYHAIVPYYIANIYFSEKKYDEVISYTAGFNSADNLQYAPEMQQLTGKAFFEKGQYEQAMPYFAAYMNATAKLAKTDIYQVGYCQYKTKNFRDAISSFKELNVFNDSLGQNALYLLGDCYIRTDELNNARLAFEQASKMRYDLFITENASFQFAKLSYQLSYHDVAVNALQDFIAAFPKSSFIPEAKELLSLEFLSTKNYKEALTVLRSMDTRSTSMRKAYQKVAFSYATELYNSGNYPEAMLTLDESLKNPVDPSLKASAYFWKGQSYYKQKDYPNAIAALSQFIDLEQASGSISPAASSVNAGYTLGYCYLKQGEFATALDYFQQVAKSRAGSVDADARKMEADALLRSADCNFVLKNYTAAQESYKKVSANKMQGADYALYQQAIMLGLQNKTAEKLTTLKSLIDGYPSSIYMDDALFELASTDLTVPAYQDAASNFSEIITKYPKSSYVSKAHLKLGLIYYNLDRDEDALTEYKWVIDKYPKSPEGHEALNGVKEIFTAQGNAQGYLDFVKGISNISITDAVKDSVMYQAAEIKYSKNDCSGAIREFSSYLSAFPSGAFALHAHFYRAECLFRQEDYESSLSDYAFVTAQSPSRFTEKSLLNAARISYTQKKDYGSAYNYYKALHENAEFKTNRLEASKGMMYSAFYLARYTDVEAAAQQVLASESAGQPDLVEAHYYLAKVYDEQHDLTKAFAEYSIVSKEKSLIGAEAGYRMAEIYFRQSNLKAAEEQCYAVLKQKPGYDYWIAKSYLLIADIFESDSDYFQAKSTLQSIIDNYKGADEIVAVAREKLSKVTEQEAAQSRLKIEGENNDMELDSIPSSDLK is encoded by the coding sequence ATGGAAGGCATGATTTTTAAACCCATTTATCAGTTAAGCATCATCATCTTGGGAACAACCACCGGCAGGCTATTCATCTTAGTGGCGGCGTTTATCTTTTTGACGCCGTTTGCCTTTGCACAACAGACGGACGTTTACACCGATCCGGCAATCGACTACAAGGAAGGCATTGTGCTTTTTCAACAGCAGAAGTATGGCGCTGCACAGGAGAAACTGAGGTTGGCCATTGCGGCATTGGAGCGGACTGATGTATCAAACAAGCACCTGCTGCTGCTCGACGCAGTATATTTCGATGCGCGCTGCAGCAAAATCCTGGGGCATCCCGACGCAGAGAAACTGTTTGTCGATCTCATCAGCAACAACGAAGAAAACACTACCACGCGCCTCGCCTGTTTTCACCTGGCCGACCTCTATTTTGATCAGAAGAAATATGATAAGGCCATCACCTGGTATAAGAAAGTGGATCCTGCCGACCTTACCCAAACGGAGAAAACGGAATATACCTTTCAGTCCGGCTTCAGCTATTTCTACAAGAAAGACTTCGACAAAGCAGGGCCTTTGTTCAATGAGGTGCGCCGGCAACAGGGGCCCTATTATTATCCGGCCAACTATTACTATGGTTACATCGCATACAAGGATGGTAATTATAAGGATGCACTCTCAGCATTTAAAGAAGTGGAAAAATCTTCCCTCTATCATGCTATTGTTCCATATTACATCGCTAATATTTATTTCAGCGAGAAAAAGTACGATGAAGTCATCAGCTACACCGCGGGCTTCAATAGTGCCGATAACCTGCAATATGCACCTGAAATGCAGCAACTGACCGGCAAAGCCTTTTTTGAAAAAGGGCAGTACGAGCAAGCAATGCCCTACTTCGCTGCTTATATGAATGCTACCGCCAAACTGGCCAAAACGGATATCTACCAGGTTGGTTATTGCCAGTACAAGACAAAAAATTTCCGGGATGCCATCAGCAGTTTTAAAGAACTGAATGTATTCAATGATTCATTAGGACAAAATGCATTATACCTGCTGGGAGATTGCTATATCAGGACGGATGAACTCAATAATGCAAGACTGGCATTTGAGCAGGCATCCAAAATGAGATATGATTTGTTCATTACAGAGAATGCTTCATTTCAGTTTGCCAAATTATCGTATCAGCTCAGCTATCACGATGTAGCAGTCAACGCGCTGCAGGATTTTATCGCCGCCTTTCCAAAATCATCATTTATACCGGAAGCTAAAGAATTGCTCTCGCTTGAGTTTTTATCAACCAAAAACTATAAGGAAGCACTTACTGTGCTGCGTTCTATGGATACCCGCAGCACTTCAATGCGTAAGGCATACCAGAAAGTAGCCTTCTCGTATGCCACTGAATTGTATAACAGCGGCAACTATCCGGAGGCAATGCTCACACTTGATGAATCACTCAAAAATCCGGTGGATCCATCACTGAAGGCTTCGGCTTATTTTTGGAAAGGGCAATCGTACTATAAACAAAAGGATTATCCGAATGCTATTGCTGCGCTATCGCAGTTTATTGATCTGGAACAGGCATCTGGTTCTATTTCTCCCGCTGCATCTTCAGTTAATGCCGGCTATACATTGGGCTATTGTTACCTGAAGCAAGGTGAATTTGCCACTGCCCTTGATTACTTTCAACAAGTTGCGAAATCGAGGGCTGGTTCAGTGGATGCTGATGCCAGGAAAATGGAAGCTGATGCTTTGCTGAGAAGCGCTGATTGTAATTTTGTACTGAAGAATTATACGGCCGCGCAAGAGTCATATAAGAAAGTTTCTGCCAACAAAATGCAGGGTGCTGATTATGCTTTGTATCAGCAGGCCATTATGCTGGGCCTGCAGAATAAAACGGCCGAGAAACTCACTACGCTTAAAAGCCTTATCGATGGCTATCCATCAAGCATTTATATGGATGATGCACTTTTTGAACTTGCATCCACCGACCTGACCGTGCCGGCTTATCAGGATGCCGCCTCCAATTTTAGTGAGATCATTACGAAATATCCAAAGAGCAGCTATGTCAGTAAAGCACATCTGAAGCTCGGGTTGATCTATTACAACCTCGACCGGGATGAGGATGCACTTACTGAATATAAATGGGTGATTGACAAATATCCAAAATCACCGGAGGGCCATGAAGCACTGAATGGTGTGAAAGAGATTTTTACCGCGCAGGGCAATGCGCAGGGTTACCTTGATTTTGTAAAGGGTATTTCCAATATCAGCATTACCGATGCCGTAAAGGATTCGGTGATGTATCAGGCTGCTGAAATTAAATACTCAAAAAACGACTGCAGTGGTGCTATACGGGAATTTTCAAGCTACCTCAGTGCTTTTCCGTCAGGTGCTTTTGCATTGCATGCTCATTTTTACCGGGCTGAGTGCCTCTTCAGGCAGGAAGATTATGAGTCGTCGCTGAGTGACTACGCATTTGTAACGGCACAGTCACCATCGCGCTTCACCGAAAAATCACTGCTGAATGCCGCTCGTATCAGCTATACGCAAAAGAAGGATTATGGCAGCGCTTACAACTATTATAAGGCATTGCATGAAAACGCGGAGTTCAAGACCAACCGGTTAGAAGCATCAAAGGGAATGATGTACAGTGCATTTTACCTCGCCCGTTACACCGATGTGGAGGCTGCTGCACAGCAGGTGTTAGCATCAGAAAGCGCAGGGCAGCCTGACCTGGTTGAGGCGCATTATTACCTGGCCAAGGTTTATGATGAGCAGCATGATCTCACCAAAGCATTCGCGGAGTACTCCATCGTGTCGAAAGAAAAATCGCTGATCGGTGCCGAAGCAGGCTACAGGATGGCGGAAATCTATTTCAGGCAAAGTAACCTAAAAGCAGCTGAAGAGCAATGTTATGCAGTATTAAAACAAAAACCCGGATATGACTATTGGATTGCGAAATCTTACCTGTTGATCGCCGACATATTCGAGTCAGACAGTGATTATTTCCAGGCAAAATCCACCTTGCAGAGCATCATCGACAATTATAAAGGTGCTGATGAAATTGTGGCCGTTGCCAGGGAGAAATTATCAAAAGTAACGGAGCAGGAAGCTGCACAGTCGAGGCTGAAGATTGAAGGTGAAAACAATGATATGGAGCTGGATTCCATTCCATCTTCGGATCTGAAATAA
- a CDS encoding S8 family peptidase: MKLRHFFLLSVLLLSGQPSLFSQPLAFHRYVIEFKDKNGSPYSTDIPAAFLSQRAIDRRIRYHIPVTESDLPINPSYIGQVSDIGVKVLNRSKWLNSISIETEDSAMLAAVNDLPFVKTSFPVALRDGNPSSVQNIYEDVFPSKLASEELAEYGKAGNQIEMLHGQQLHTLGYKGESIILAVLDVGFSNAPNIQVFDSLFLQGRVLGKWNFVAGNDSVYNNWGHGSSVLSTIAANIPGTMIGTAPGISVYLFVTEDGFSEYPIEEHNWAAAAEWADSLGADMITSSLGYSVFDNAAFNHDYADMDGNTTMIARAADYAAAKGMIVCSSAGNEGNKEWHYITSPGDADSIITVGAVDSLGLITGLSSKGPSSDGDVKPNVVAQGIRATVVEPFSGTIVTNTGTSLSNPVIAGLTACLWQAHPDKNNMEVIRAIEKSASLYYNPNDSMGYGIPNFEVADLLLSGTAPDNLALTGPLIYPNPFQDYVQMLYYTARKQEAGIELFNYYGERVQSFQTSLQTGYNYLNITALSNMANGLYFMKINFEDHSEIVKLLKVP; encoded by the coding sequence ATGAAGCTACGGCACTTTTTCCTGTTATCTGTTTTATTATTGAGTGGGCAGCCCTCTCTTTTTTCGCAGCCATTAGCCTTTCACCGTTATGTTATTGAATTTAAGGATAAGAATGGTAGTCCGTATTCCACGGATATTCCTGCTGCATTTTTGTCGCAGCGTGCGATTGACCGGCGGATCCGGTATCATATTCCGGTAACAGAGAGTGATCTGCCCATCAACCCATCCTACATCGGGCAAGTGTCTGATATTGGTGTGAAAGTGCTCAACAGATCTAAATGGCTGAATTCAATTTCAATCGAGACGGAAGATTCTGCAATGTTGGCAGCCGTTAATGATTTACCGTTCGTAAAGACGTCGTTTCCGGTTGCACTTCGTGATGGCAATCCTTCATCTGTTCAAAATATTTATGAAGATGTTTTTCCATCTAAGTTGGCAAGTGAAGAATTAGCTGAATATGGGAAAGCCGGTAACCAGATTGAGATGTTGCACGGACAGCAGTTACATACGCTGGGATATAAAGGAGAAAGTATCATTCTGGCTGTTCTGGATGTCGGGTTTTCCAATGCACCCAATATTCAGGTATTCGATAGTCTTTTTTTGCAGGGAAGAGTGTTGGGAAAATGGAATTTCGTTGCAGGAAACGACAGCGTCTATAACAACTGGGGGCATGGATCATCGGTTCTTTCAACTATAGCAGCTAATATTCCGGGTACTATGATTGGCACGGCTCCGGGAATAAGTGTTTACCTTTTTGTTACGGAGGATGGCTTTAGCGAATATCCGATTGAAGAGCATAACTGGGCCGCAGCAGCCGAGTGGGCTGATAGTCTTGGTGCCGACATGATAACATCATCGCTTGGTTACAGCGTTTTTGATAATGCTGCTTTTAACCATGACTATGCAGATATGGATGGCAATACCACTATGATTGCCCGCGCTGCAGATTATGCCGCAGCTAAAGGCATGATCGTTTGTTCCAGCGCCGGTAATGAGGGCAATAAGGAATGGCATTATATCACCAGTCCTGGTGACGCTGACAGCATCATAACCGTTGGTGCTGTAGATTCGCTAGGTTTGATCACCGGCCTCAGTTCCAAGGGGCCTTCATCAGATGGTGATGTCAAGCCTAACGTTGTGGCACAAGGCATCAGGGCTACCGTTGTTGAGCCTTTCTCTGGTACTATCGTTACAAATACCGGCACCTCCTTATCGAATCCGGTTATTGCAGGCCTGACAGCTTGCCTTTGGCAGGCACATCCTGATAAAAATAATATGGAAGTCATCCGAGCAATTGAAAAAAGTGCCAGCCTTTATTATAATCCCAACGATTCAATGGGTTATGGAATTCCAAATTTTGAGGTAGCTGACTTGCTGCTTTCAGGTACTGCACCGGATAATCTTGCTCTCACCGGTCCGCTGATTTATCCTAACCCTTTTCAGGATTACGTACAGATGCTCTATTATACGGCAAGGAAGCAGGAAGCCGGAATAGAGCTGTTTAACTACTATGGAGAAAGAGTGCAGTCATTTCAGACTTCGTTGCAAACCGGCTATAATTATTTGAATATTACTGCTTTGTCTAATATGGCGAACGGCCTCTATTTTATGAAAATCAATTTCGAGGACCACAGCGAAATTGTTAAACTCCTGAAAGTGCCATAA